One window from the genome of Amycolatopsis sp. NBC_01480 encodes:
- the xerD gene encoding site-specific tyrosine recombinase XerD: protein MIAAYLDHLAVERGTARNTLDSYARDLRRYAAHLAAAGVTRFPDVTSAHVTGFGAALREGDAEHRPLAASSSARALVAVRGLHKFAHADGIIEHDPAREVRPPAPAKRLPKALPVADVLKLLETPPPEGERALRDRALLELLYSTGARISEAVGLDVDDVDDGDRTVLLDGKGGKQRLVPIGRPAVEALHAYLVRARPVLAAHGRGTSAIFLNARGSRLSRQSAWQVLKDTAERAGITAGVSPHTLRHSFATHLLEGGADVRVVQELLGHASVTTTQVYTLVTVNTLREVYATAHPRALG, encoded by the coding sequence GTGATCGCCGCGTACCTGGACCATCTCGCCGTCGAGCGCGGCACCGCCCGCAACACCCTGGACAGCTACGCCCGCGACCTGCGCCGGTACGCCGCGCACCTCGCCGCGGCCGGCGTCACCCGGTTCCCGGACGTCACTTCCGCGCACGTCACAGGGTTCGGCGCGGCCCTGCGCGAAGGCGACGCCGAACACCGGCCGCTCGCCGCGTCGTCGTCGGCACGGGCACTGGTCGCGGTGCGCGGGCTGCACAAGTTCGCCCACGCCGACGGCATCATCGAGCACGACCCGGCGCGCGAGGTCCGCCCGCCCGCGCCGGCGAAGCGGCTGCCCAAGGCGCTGCCGGTGGCCGACGTGCTCAAGCTGCTCGAAACCCCGCCGCCCGAGGGCGAGCGCGCGCTGCGCGACCGGGCGCTGCTGGAACTGCTCTACTCCACCGGGGCCCGGATCTCCGAGGCCGTCGGGCTCGACGTGGACGACGTCGACGACGGCGACCGCACCGTGCTGCTCGACGGCAAGGGCGGCAAGCAGCGGCTGGTGCCGATCGGCCGTCCCGCCGTCGAGGCGCTGCACGCGTATCTCGTGCGGGCCCGGCCGGTGCTCGCAGCGCACGGGCGCGGCACGTCCGCGATCTTCCTCAACGCCCGCGGCAGCCGGCTTTCCCGGCAGAGCGCGTGGCAGGTGCTCAAGGACACCGCCGAGCGCGCGGGCATCACCGCGGGCGTCTCGCCGCACACGCTGCGCCACTCGTTCGCCACGCATCTGCTCGAAGGCGGCGCGGATGTCCGTGTCGTCCAAGAACTTCTGGGCCACGCCTCGGTCACCACAACGCAGGTGTACACGCTCGTCACGGTCAATACACTGCGCGAGGTCTACGCGACCGCGCACCCCCGCGCATTGGGCTGA